GTCACCGCCGCCGCCCACCCAGTCCCCCGCCCCGCGCGCGTACGACGCTCCCCCGCCACCGTCCGAGCCCCCGCGCGCGTACGACGCTCCGGCGTCCCCGTCCCCGTCCCCGTCCCCGGCCGCGTACGACGCTCCCGCACCCCCGTCGGAGCCCCCGCTCGCGGCGCCCTCCCCCTCCCGGTACGACCCCGCTCAGCCGCCGTCCCCGTACGGCGGTACCGCCGAGCCGACGCCCGGCCCCTTCCACCGCCCGCCCGCCGGCGAGCCGTGGACAGCACCCGCAGGAGAACGCCCGTGAACACCCCTCTGCCCGACGTCCCCGAGGTCCGTGTCGTCGGCCTCCCCCAGCTCACGCAGGGCTTCGACCTGATCGAGCGGCTGGACCTGGCCATGCACCTGAAGGTGCACGGCCCGCTGGAGCCGGTGGGCGGCGAGCGGCTGGCCCGTCTCGCCGACGACATCTCCCTGCGCGGCCGCGGCGGCGCGGGCTTCCCCTTCGGCCGCAAGCTCCGGGCGGTCGCGGAGGCCGCGATACGCCGCGGGGTGCGGCCGGTGGTCGTCGTCAACGGCAGCGAGGGCGAGCCCGCCTGCCGCAAGGACACGGTCCTGCTGAACCGTGCCCCGCACCTCATCCTGGACGGCGCCCTGCTGGCCGCGGAGGCGCTGGGTGCCCGGACGCTCGTCGTCGCGGTCACCCGCAACTCCACCGAGATCTCGCTGCGGGCGGCGCTCGCCGAGCGGGGCCTGTCGGACCGGCGCGGGCAGCAGCTGCGCGCGCGGGTGGTGCGCACGCCGGAGCGCATGGTGTCGGGTGAGGCCTCCGCCGTGATCCGCGCCATAGGGGGCGGTCCCGCTCTGCCGCCGGGCCGCCGCGAGCGGGCCTCGGAGTCCGGGGTGGGCGGCGCGCCGACGCTGCTGTCGAACGCGGAGACCTTCGCGCAGCTGGCGGTCGCCGCGCGGATCGGTGCGCACCGGTACGCGCACGCCGGACTGGAGCAGGAGCCGGGGACGGTGCTGCTGACGCTGTCGGGCGCCGTGGCCCGCCCGATGGTGGTGGAGGTCCCGACGGGTGTCCCGCTGCGGTACGTCCTCCAGCTGGCGGGTGCCCCGCCGGTCCCGCAGGGCGTGCTCACGGGTGGGTACCACGGCAACTGGATCGACTCGGCCGCCGTGCACGAGGCGGTGGTGTCCCGGGCGTCACTGGCGGCCGTGGGCGGCTCCCTGGGGGCGGGTGCCATCCTCCCGATCGGCCCGGAGACCTGTCCGCTCGGTGAGGCGCAGCGCGTGGCGAACTGGCTGGCCGCGGAGACGGCCGGGCAGTGCGGGCCGTGCCGGCTGGGCCTGCCGGCCGCGGCCGGGGGCCTGTCGGACGTCCTGAACGGCGGCGGCCCGGCGGCGCTGGAGGCGCTGCGGGAGGTCGTGCAGGCCGTGAAGGGGCGCGGCGCGTGCAAGCACCCGGACGGTTCGGCGCGCTTCTTCGCCTCGACGCTGTCCGCGTTCACCGACGATCTCGCCGCGCACGTCCTGGACGGGGGCTGCGGCCGTCCGACGACGGGGGTGTTGCCGCTGCCCGCGCCCGGCTACCAGGACGTGGAGGAGTCCGTTCCGAGCGGTGAGCGGCTGGCCGTGGACTGGACGCTGTGCCAGGGGCACGGGCTGTGTGCGGACATCGTGCCGGAACTGATCCGGATGGGCGCGGACGGCTTCCCGGTGCTGGCGGACGCGTCCGTGCCGACGCACCTGCGCGGGCGGGCGCAGCGCGCCGTGGGCCGCTGCCCCGCGCTGGCGCTGCGCCTGGAGCAGGCGGCCGCGCCCAAGGAGCGCCCGGCCCTGCCCGCCTCGAACCGCAAGGCGCTGGGCAGCGGCAGGAGTTGACCCCGTGAACACGGAAGGCGGGCCATCCGAATCGGATGGCCCGCCTTCTCGTGCTGTGGAGCTAAGGAGAATTGAACTCCTGACCTCTTGCATGCCATGCAAGCGCTCTACCAACTGAGCTATAGCCCCTTGCGGTGTGCCGCCTGTCCGGTCTCCCTTGCGGGCTTCCCTCGCGGGCTTCCCTCGCGGCGACACAGAGAACATTACACGGTCCCCCCGGTGAA
This portion of the Streptomyces changanensis genome encodes:
- a CDS encoding NADH-quinone oxidoreductase subunit NuoF family protein, coding for MNTPLPDVPEVRVVGLPQLTQGFDLIERLDLAMHLKVHGPLEPVGGERLARLADDISLRGRGGAGFPFGRKLRAVAEAAIRRGVRPVVVVNGSEGEPACRKDTVLLNRAPHLILDGALLAAEALGARTLVVAVTRNSTEISLRAALAERGLSDRRGQQLRARVVRTPERMVSGEASAVIRAIGGGPALPPGRRERASESGVGGAPTLLSNAETFAQLAVAARIGAHRYAHAGLEQEPGTVLLTLSGAVARPMVVEVPTGVPLRYVLQLAGAPPVPQGVLTGGYHGNWIDSAAVHEAVVSRASLAAVGGSLGAGAILPIGPETCPLGEAQRVANWLAAETAGQCGPCRLGLPAAAGGLSDVLNGGGPAALEALREVVQAVKGRGACKHPDGSARFFASTLSAFTDDLAAHVLDGGCGRPTTGVLPLPAPGYQDVEESVPSGERLAVDWTLCQGHGLCADIVPELIRMGADGFPVLADASVPTHLRGRAQRAVGRCPALALRLEQAAAPKERPALPASNRKALGSGRS